One window from the genome of Jiangella alba encodes:
- a CDS encoding mandelate racemase/muconate lactonizing enzyme family protein, whose protein sequence is MASGTTITDVTTTFLSIPLERPLVTAAFPIPAIDTALVQVRTADGHEGVAWSFAFGRGRVASLVRLIDDLGELAVGADAVATEALWARLSKAVEFAGRRGLAAAAISTIDTACWDITGQAAGLPVHRLLGGFRDRVETYASQGLWLDRGRDDLAAEAQSLVGQGFRAVKMRAGLPDPAEDVARVRAVREAIGPDVALMVDANQAWDLKQTLRMARDLAEFDLFWLEEPMPHGHVDDYAAAAPAIEMPLCTGESNYYADELLALARRRAADYVMPDLMRMGGVTEWMKAARMCEVFGLRVTPHLFMEHSAHLAGAAPNAVWQEYQPWWQPILETPVQVVDGCIALGDEPGFGLRLSASAVAEYRL, encoded by the coding sequence GTGGCGAGCGGCACCACGATCACCGACGTGACCACCACCTTCCTCTCCATCCCGCTGGAGCGGCCGCTGGTCACGGCGGCGTTCCCGATCCCGGCCATCGACACCGCACTGGTACAGGTGCGCACCGCCGACGGCCACGAGGGCGTCGCCTGGAGCTTCGCCTTCGGGCGCGGGCGCGTCGCCAGCCTGGTCCGGCTCATCGACGATCTCGGCGAGCTGGCCGTCGGCGCCGACGCGGTGGCCACCGAGGCGCTGTGGGCGCGGCTGTCCAAGGCGGTGGAGTTCGCCGGCCGGCGTGGCCTCGCCGCGGCGGCGATCTCCACCATCGACACCGCCTGCTGGGACATCACCGGCCAGGCCGCGGGCCTCCCGGTGCACCGGCTGCTCGGCGGGTTCCGCGACCGGGTCGAGACGTACGCCAGCCAGGGGCTGTGGCTCGACCGCGGCCGCGACGACCTCGCCGCCGAGGCGCAGTCGCTGGTCGGCCAGGGGTTCCGGGCGGTCAAGATGCGCGCCGGCCTGCCGGACCCGGCTGAGGACGTCGCCCGGGTGCGGGCGGTGCGCGAGGCCATCGGTCCCGACGTCGCGCTGATGGTCGACGCCAACCAGGCGTGGGACCTCAAGCAGACCCTCCGCATGGCCCGCGACCTGGCCGAGTTCGACCTCTTCTGGCTGGAGGAGCCGATGCCGCACGGCCACGTCGACGACTACGCGGCCGCGGCGCCGGCCATCGAGATGCCGCTGTGCACCGGCGAGTCGAACTACTACGCCGACGAGCTGCTCGCCCTCGCCCGGCGACGGGCGGCGGACTACGTCATGCCCGACCTCATGCGCATGGGCGGGGTGACGGAGTGGATGAAGGCGGCCCGGATGTGCGAGGTGTTCGGGCTGCGGGTGACGCCGCACCTGTTCATGGAGCACTCCGCGCACCTGGCGGGCGCGGCGCCCAACGCGGTGTGGCAGGAGTACCAGCCCTGGTGGCAGCCCATCCTGGAGACGCCCGTGCAGGTGGTCGACGGCTGCATCGCGCTGGGCGACGAGCCCGGCTTCGGCCTGCGGCTGTCGGCGTCCGCCGTCGCCGAGTACCGGCTCTGA
- a CDS encoding MBL fold metallo-hydrolase, producing MRRDRTVVCWPLPVIHETSERQAGFVPPNLSPRGLELIPHELADGVYALMANRVPKDNNGLVVGRDAALVIDAGITPGVGRYLQDVVGKHTDKPIRYLVNTTYHGDHSFGNASFGDDVTIVSSRLNKAAMTTMGLEEEKQLRLSSLYGDPHLDEVVSWRAPDLVFDRFCEIDLGGRVVHLWHFGPGNGSGDTIVHVPDAGVAWVGNFLRHAGIPPMLLAGDPVGYGRSIRSLKATLRADTLVPGHGPLTAAADGISWHLSYLDRLATEVSRRSEAGETVEKMLAEYTLDDPLQLSEVVPSAGPDEAGRFDALVRSNHELNVLLAYRWLTSAAAWAA from the coding sequence ATGAGAAGGGACCGGACCGTGGTCTGCTGGCCGTTGCCCGTCATCCACGAGACCAGCGAGCGACAGGCGGGCTTCGTCCCGCCGAACCTCAGCCCGCGCGGACTCGAACTGATCCCCCATGAGCTCGCCGACGGCGTCTACGCCCTCATGGCGAACCGCGTGCCCAAGGACAACAACGGGCTCGTGGTCGGCCGCGACGCCGCCCTGGTGATCGACGCCGGCATCACCCCCGGCGTCGGCCGCTACCTGCAGGACGTGGTCGGCAAGCACACCGACAAGCCGATCCGGTACCTGGTCAACACCACGTACCACGGCGACCACAGCTTCGGGAACGCGTCGTTCGGCGACGACGTCACGATCGTGTCGTCGCGGCTCAACAAGGCCGCCATGACCACGATGGGGCTGGAGGAGGAGAAGCAGCTGCGCCTCAGCAGCCTCTACGGCGACCCTCACCTCGACGAGGTGGTGAGCTGGCGCGCACCCGACCTGGTGTTCGACCGGTTCTGCGAGATCGACCTCGGCGGGCGCGTCGTTCATCTGTGGCACTTCGGGCCCGGCAACGGCTCGGGCGACACCATCGTCCACGTCCCCGACGCCGGCGTCGCCTGGGTCGGCAACTTCCTGCGCCACGCCGGCATCCCGCCCATGCTGCTGGCCGGCGACCCCGTCGGCTACGGGCGGTCCATCCGGTCGCTGAAGGCGACGCTGCGCGCCGACACGCTCGTCCCCGGCCACGGCCCGCTGACCGCGGCCGCCGACGGCATCAGCTGGCACCTCAGCTACCTGGACCGCCTCGCCACCGAGGTCTCGCGGCGCAGCGAGGCCGGCGAGACCGTCGAGAAGATGCTGGCCGAGTACACGCTGGACGACCCGCTGCAGCTGTCCGAGGTCGTGCCGTCGGCCGGCCCTGACGAGGCCGGCCGCTTCGACGCGCTGGTCCGGTCGAACCACGAGCTCAACGTCCTGCTGGCGTACCGGTGGCTGACGTCGGCCGCCGCGTGGGCCGCCTGA
- a CDS encoding NAD-dependent epimerase/dehydratase family protein, translating to MKVLVTGGSGRLGTAVVDGLLASGHEVVSVDRRAPDRHRGQWFAADLTVADEARWALAQVRPDAVVHLAAIAVPFSRPEPEILRVNAALAHHVCAAALDAGVRGVVVASSPTVVGYGAPAGWVPSYLPIDEAHPVRPWHAYGLSKLVAEQVVRMFTAQAGDRMRLSAVRPCYVIGADEWAGAPTQQGHTVRERLDDPALAAGSLFNYVDARDAADLVALLLSAADDLPNGETFFAGAADALAREPLAELLPRFHPGTAGAAAALVGDAPAFSTAQAERLLGWKPRRTWRTELR from the coding sequence ATGAAGGTGCTCGTGACCGGCGGGTCCGGGCGGCTGGGCACGGCGGTGGTCGACGGGCTGCTGGCCTCCGGCCACGAGGTGGTGAGCGTCGACCGGCGCGCGCCCGACCGGCATCGTGGGCAGTGGTTCGCCGCCGACCTCACCGTCGCCGACGAGGCGCGCTGGGCGCTGGCCCAGGTGCGGCCCGACGCCGTCGTGCACCTGGCCGCGATCGCGGTGCCGTTCAGCCGGCCGGAGCCGGAGATCCTGCGGGTGAACGCGGCGCTGGCCCACCACGTCTGCGCGGCCGCCCTCGACGCCGGGGTGCGCGGCGTCGTCGTCGCGAGCAGCCCGACGGTGGTCGGCTACGGCGCCCCGGCCGGCTGGGTCCCGTCGTACCTGCCGATCGACGAGGCGCATCCGGTCCGGCCGTGGCACGCGTACGGCCTGTCGAAGCTGGTCGCCGAGCAGGTCGTGCGGATGTTCACCGCCCAGGCCGGTGACCGGATGCGGCTGAGCGCCGTCCGGCCGTGCTACGTGATCGGCGCGGACGAGTGGGCCGGCGCGCCGACCCAGCAGGGGCACACCGTCCGCGAGCGGCTGGACGACCCGGCGCTGGCGGCGGGGTCGCTGTTCAACTACGTCGACGCCCGGGACGCCGCGGACCTCGTCGCCCTGCTGCTGTCGGCGGCGGACGATCTCCCCAACGGCGAGACGTTCTTCGCCGGCGCGGCGGACGCGCTGGCGCGCGAGCCGCTGGCCGAGCTGCTGCCGCGGTTCCACCCCGGCACGGCCGGTGCGGCGGCCGCGCTGGTGGGTGACGCACCCGCCTTCAGCACGGCCCAGGCCGAGCGGCTGCTCGGCTGGAAACCCCGGCGGACCTGGCGAACGGAGCTGCGGTGA
- a CDS encoding 5-dehydro-4-deoxyglucarate dehydratase: protein MTLDGVLFFPVTPFGPAGAVDPRVLAAHVEDGLAHGPGAVFAACGTGEFHALDAAEHELVVTTAVRAAAGAVPVFGGTGGALPHAVACARGAERAGADGLLVLPPYLVSGPDDGLVAYVEAVAAASGLPLVLYQRGGARFTPSAVARLARLPAVVGFKDGLGDLDLMQRIVLAVRSEVGEEFQFFNGMPTAEQTQAAYRGIGVPLYSSAAFCFAPRVSGAFHRAVATGDEAGRTRLLAEFFQPLVELRDQVPGYAVSLVKAAVRLRGPEVGGVRPPLADPSPAHLRRLRELIEVADGLV, encoded by the coding sequence GTGACCCTCGACGGTGTGTTGTTCTTCCCGGTGACGCCGTTCGGCCCGGCCGGGGCGGTCGACCCGCGGGTGCTGGCCGCGCACGTGGAGGACGGGCTGGCGCACGGGCCGGGCGCGGTCTTCGCTGCGTGCGGGACCGGCGAGTTCCACGCGCTCGACGCCGCCGAGCACGAGCTGGTCGTGACGACCGCGGTCCGGGCCGCCGCGGGCGCGGTGCCGGTGTTCGGCGGCACCGGCGGCGCGCTGCCCCATGCGGTGGCGTGTGCCCGGGGTGCTGAGCGGGCCGGCGCCGACGGGCTGCTGGTGCTGCCGCCGTACCTGGTCAGCGGGCCGGACGACGGCCTGGTCGCCTATGTCGAGGCGGTGGCGGCGGCGAGCGGCCTGCCGCTGGTGCTCTACCAGCGCGGCGGCGCGCGGTTCACCCCGTCGGCCGTGGCCCGGCTCGCGCGGCTGCCTGCGGTCGTCGGCTTCAAGGACGGGCTCGGCGACCTCGACCTGATGCAGCGGATCGTGCTCGCGGTCCGGTCCGAGGTGGGCGAGGAGTTCCAGTTCTTCAACGGCATGCCCACGGCGGAGCAGACCCAGGCCGCCTACCGGGGGATCGGGGTGCCGCTGTACTCGTCGGCGGCGTTCTGCTTCGCCCCCAGGGTGTCCGGGGCGTTCCATCGCGCGGTGGCCACCGGTGACGAGGCCGGCCGCACCCGGCTGCTCGCGGAGTTCTTCCAGCCACTGGTGGAGCTGCGCGACCAGGTCCCCGGCTACGCCGTCTCGCTGGTCAAGGCGGCGGTGCGGCTGCGCGGTCCGGAGGTCGGCGGGGTGCGCCCGCCGCTGGCCGACCCGTCCCCGGCGCACCTGCGGCGACTGCGGGAGCTGATCGAGGTGGCCGATGGGCTCGTCTGA
- a CDS encoding dihydroorotase, translated as MPTVDLLISGGIVITSSGRRRADVAVRDGRIVAVGRLDAAAAKVVDAGGLLVLPGGVDSHVHLMDPGDIEREDFPTGTRAAAAAGTTTIVEHSHGAPVRTVADLDTKVSYLTGRSNVDYALAAHAWPGEAGSVAGLWRAGVAFFKVFTCTTHGIPGHGAAALRGHLRATADAGAVSLVHCEDESLTEDAEALLRADGRDDGGLLPEWRDRDAEVVAAAVTALLARRSGARLTVAHVSHPEVAEYLAGERRRGGRIWAETCPQYLLLREHEVVEHETFRKFTPPARARGDADEAAMWRLLRDGVLTHVSSDHAPATREQKTGSMWDVHFGLPGLDTTMPALLDAVARQHLAYEDVARLYAEVPARIYGLWPRKGAVAPGFDADLALVDPDVEWRLRDECVLSKAGWTPYDGRRVTGRVVRTYLRGRLVAQDGVPADDRTGRFVPGPGEITGGRGGS; from the coding sequence GTGCCCACCGTCGACCTGCTGATCTCCGGCGGCATCGTCATCACCTCCTCCGGACGGCGGCGCGCCGACGTCGCCGTCCGCGACGGCCGCATCGTCGCCGTCGGCCGGCTGGACGCCGCCGCCGCGAAGGTGGTCGACGCCGGCGGCCTGCTCGTGCTGCCCGGCGGCGTCGACAGCCACGTGCACCTCATGGACCCCGGCGACATCGAGCGCGAGGACTTCCCCACCGGCACCCGCGCCGCCGCGGCCGCCGGCACCACCACGATCGTCGAGCACTCCCACGGCGCCCCGGTGCGCACCGTGGCCGACCTGGACACGAAGGTCTCCTACCTCACCGGCCGGTCCAACGTCGACTACGCGCTGGCCGCGCACGCGTGGCCGGGCGAGGCCGGCAGCGTCGCCGGCCTGTGGCGTGCCGGGGTCGCCTTCTTCAAGGTGTTCACCTGCACCACCCACGGCATCCCCGGCCACGGTGCGGCGGCGCTGCGCGGGCACCTGCGCGCGACCGCCGACGCCGGCGCGGTGAGCCTCGTCCACTGCGAGGACGAGTCGCTGACCGAGGACGCGGAAGCGCTGCTGCGCGCCGACGGGCGCGACGACGGCGGCCTGCTGCCCGAGTGGCGCGACCGCGACGCCGAGGTGGTGGCCGCCGCCGTGACCGCCCTGCTGGCACGGCGCAGCGGCGCGCGGCTCACCGTCGCGCACGTCAGCCACCCGGAGGTGGCCGAGTACCTGGCCGGCGAGCGCCGCCGCGGCGGGCGCATCTGGGCGGAGACCTGCCCGCAGTACCTGCTGCTCCGCGAGCACGAGGTCGTCGAGCACGAGACGTTCCGCAAGTTCACGCCGCCGGCCCGGGCCCGCGGCGACGCCGACGAGGCCGCGATGTGGCGGCTCCTGCGCGATGGCGTGCTGACCCACGTGTCGTCCGACCACGCGCCGGCGACCCGGGAGCAGAAGACCGGGAGCATGTGGGACGTCCACTTCGGCCTGCCGGGTCTCGACACCACCATGCCGGCGCTGCTGGACGCCGTCGCCCGGCAGCACCTCGCCTACGAGGACGTCGCCCGGCTCTACGCCGAGGTGCCGGCCCGGATCTACGGGCTCTGGCCGCGCAAGGGCGCCGTCGCACCGGGCTTCGACGCCGACCTCGCGCTGGTCGACCCGGACGTCGAGTGGCGGCTGCGCGACGAGTGCGTGCTGTCCAAGGCCGGCTGGACGCCGTACGACGGCCGCCGGGTCACCGGCCGGGTGGTCCGCACCTACCTGCGCGGACGGCTCGTCGCCCAGGACGGTGTGCCGGCCGACGACCGCACCGGCCGGTTCGTCCCGGGCCCGGGCGAGATCACCGGCGGGCGTGGCGGAAGCTGA
- a CDS encoding SRPBCC family protein has protein sequence MEIENTFTVPVPVDEAWRVLLDVERVAPCMPGATLDSVDGDEFSGRVKAKVGPVSLSYKGRARIESADDESYTAVIAARGKDAHGNGTAAATVTMHLTDDAGAARVDLLTELDITGRPAQLGRGVMSDVANAIIGQFATALARQLAATPPASPGQQPADDPAPVRAATRVPAPVLDDTVPEAIDVLGIAGRSVLRRLGAALARFVRRLFRRS, from the coding sequence ATGGAGATCGAGAACACGTTCACCGTCCCGGTTCCGGTGGACGAGGCCTGGAGAGTGCTGCTCGACGTGGAACGGGTGGCGCCGTGCATGCCCGGCGCCACGCTCGACTCCGTCGACGGCGACGAGTTCTCCGGCCGGGTCAAGGCGAAGGTCGGTCCGGTGAGCCTGTCGTACAAGGGGCGGGCCCGCATCGAGTCCGCCGACGACGAGTCGTACACCGCCGTCATCGCCGCCCGGGGCAAGGACGCGCACGGCAACGGCACGGCCGCCGCGACCGTCACCATGCACCTGACCGACGACGCGGGCGCGGCGCGCGTCGACCTGCTCACCGAGCTCGACATCACCGGGCGGCCGGCCCAGCTCGGGCGCGGCGTCATGAGCGACGTCGCGAACGCCATCATCGGGCAATTCGCGACGGCGCTGGCGCGGCAGCTGGCGGCGACCCCGCCGGCGTCGCCCGGCCAGCAGCCCGCCGATGACCCGGCGCCCGTGCGCGCGGCCACCCGGGTGCCCGCGCCGGTGCTCGACGACACGGTGCCCGAGGCCATCGACGTGCTCGGGATCGCCGGCCGGTCGGTGCTGCGCCGCCTGGGCGCGGCCCTGGCCCGCTTCGTGCGCCGGCTGTTCCGGCGCTCCTGA
- a CDS encoding mandelate racemase/muconate lactonizing enzyme family protein — protein sequence MGSSDVVAAVSTRLLRLPLPRPWGPDVPCVHVVVVDVTTEDGATGTGFSWTPTIGATAVRALLDDECTRFVVGGPADPEVVWDPLWRHLHEAGGGGVTTIAMAGIDLALWDLRGRRCGAGLTDLLGRRRDSAEVYGSGVNLHYGLDELVEQAGRWVAAGHDAVKIKVGRPSLDEDVERVAAVRDVIGPGRRLMVDANQRWDLPTARRAIGALARFDLAWVEEPLLADATWAYRQLRAAVDVPVALGENVHTLHRFRDLLDAGACDIVQPNVVRVGGVTPFLRIAALARAYGVALAPHLLPELSGQLALSLPEPVLVEDVEDASFAALGCLAAPSGVTITGGRLTASTRPGLGLSFRHARR from the coding sequence ATGGGCTCGTCTGACGTGGTGGCCGCGGTCTCGACCCGCCTGCTGCGGCTGCCGCTGCCCCGGCCGTGGGGCCCGGACGTGCCGTGCGTGCACGTCGTCGTCGTGGACGTCACCACCGAGGACGGCGCGACCGGCACCGGGTTCTCCTGGACGCCCACCATCGGCGCCACCGCCGTGCGGGCGCTGCTCGACGACGAGTGCACGCGGTTCGTCGTCGGCGGCCCGGCCGATCCCGAGGTCGTCTGGGACCCGCTGTGGCGGCACCTGCACGAGGCCGGCGGCGGCGGCGTCACCACCATCGCCATGGCCGGCATCGACCTCGCGCTGTGGGACCTGCGCGGCCGCCGCTGCGGCGCCGGGCTGACGGACCTGCTCGGCCGGCGCCGCGACTCCGCCGAGGTCTACGGCAGCGGCGTGAACCTGCACTACGGCCTGGACGAGCTGGTCGAGCAGGCCGGCCGGTGGGTCGCGGCCGGGCACGACGCCGTCAAGATCAAGGTCGGCCGGCCGAGCCTGGACGAGGACGTCGAACGCGTCGCCGCCGTCCGCGACGTCATCGGGCCCGGCCGCCGCCTCATGGTCGACGCGAACCAGCGGTGGGACCTCCCCACCGCGCGCCGCGCCATCGGCGCCCTCGCCCGGTTCGACCTCGCCTGGGTCGAGGAGCCGCTCCTCGCCGACGCCACCTGGGCGTACCGGCAGCTGCGCGCCGCCGTCGACGTCCCGGTCGCCCTGGGCGAGAACGTCCACACGCTGCACCGTTTCCGCGACCTCCTCGACGCCGGCGCCTGCGACATCGTGCAGCCCAACGTCGTCCGCGTCGGGGGAGTGACGCCGTTCCTGCGCATCGCCGCGCTCGCCCGGGCCTACGGCGTCGCGCTGGCGCCGCACCTGCTGCCCGAGCTCTCCGGCCAGCTCGCGCTGAGCCTGCCCGAGCCGGTGCTGGTCGAGGACGTCGAGGACGCGTCGTTCGCCGCCCTCGGCTGCCTGGCCGCACCCAGCGGCGTCACGATCACCGGCGGCCGCCTCACCGCCAGCACCCGACCCGGCCTCGGCCTCAGCTTCCGCCACGCCCGCCGGTGA